The genomic segment TTATTGCAAGATACCATAGAGAAGCACCTAAAAGAAAAGCTCACTTAAGAGTTTCTAGTGTGCCTATTGATCTCATTTCCTTCGGTTTTATCTCAACTAACGAATTTCCCAATCTGCAATAACTATTTATTTGGACTTAAGAATCGACAAACTGATTAACCTCTGTGAAAAATTTGATTCTTAACTGGCTGTAAAATCACCATAACTGACCTGCTTGCGGTTTCCTAAGCTCCCATCATTTAGGCCGGTCTCAAATGTTGATGGAAACAACCGGTCAATCGTTTATCATGTAACATGCGGATAACCCAGTCTAGTCCAAGCTGGAGGCAACTAAATTAAGCTTGGCTGGAGAAAGCAAAATGTAGCCCGTCAGAGAGTTGCCTGTTATATCCTGGCGCTACAGTTCTACCATTATTTATTCAAGCACTCTATTCCCCTCAGAGATTGATCACGTCATGCCAAGCTAATGCAAGAATTTAGTCAAGCGCTCCACGTCTTAGTTAGGGATTTTTTTAGAGGCCAATCGAGCTTTATAACACAAAATTCATGGATTTTGAGTAATGAGTGTAGCATTGCGCATGGCAACACCACAATagttttttttatctttaactAAATAAAATGATGACAATATTGAATTGCAAAGCTGTATAAAATAGAGAGCACTGGTTTTAGCATTAATTTTCCCCACTTTTCATCGCaggggggggagggggtgaaGCAGAGATGGAAATTGCAAAGCTATTTTCTTAGAAGATAAAAGATGAATTCTGCTGTGACGTTTCCCCCTTGCTAGATATACGACTGTTGAGAAATGTACACTCCACCCTATCCTGTTGGTCGGCTGCCAAAATACATCGTAAGACAAGAAAACTAGTCAGGTCCCATTTCAAAGGCAAATGACAAGCTTGAACATATCTtagcaaaaaataatattttggattCATTAAACTGCTTTGTACAACGAAGAAAGCTTCAACAAACCAGGGCAATTGCTTCAAGGGCAGAGAGCTACTTAACACCAAGCAGCCAGCATAAAGAAGGTCAAAGGTGACCACTTGGTCCACATTATATTGGCATCTATTCCATCACTTCAAGAAAGAGGGAAAGGTACACAGAAAAAATAAGTAAACATTTAATAACCCTCATACTTTTATGTAACCATCTCAAACGAGAATAATTATTTGTTACAGTTTTGAAATGGTACAAAACTTTATATCATGCACATCACCAGCAACGATCTCCATACAATTGTCAGAAAAAATTGAAACCCATGACAGAACATAAAGGATGTTGCATGAAAAACTGTAGCCATCAATGGGAATCTGTAGCCATCtttcttagcaaaaaaaaaaaaaaaaaactgtagcCATCAATAGGAAGCTGGCAACACGGAACtgcaagttcttgcttaccAGGCTTCATACACCAAGTCCATGCAAAGCAGTGATACACCGAGCAGGTGGAATGCAAGTCAAGACTCTGGTCTGGACTCTGTTTCTAGCCTCTGACGGATGTTACGGCGCAACATCTCCATGTACtcctgcaaaattatatttctttGGTTTGAGTCCAAGAGGCTAACGAAAACAAATGATGCAAAGATCTTTTTCCGCTTCACGTTTTTGGAAATAGGATAATGATGTGAAAGTAGGTCGGAATGTAGGAAGCAACATTCTCATAATAGGTAGTTCTATAAACTTTCAAATTTGGAACCAACTATGATGTGTCCTACAAatttgcatgtttgtgttacaTTCAAATTGGATAAAATGAGAATGCGTTGGCTCAAAGTTCATCTGAAAACTACAGCTGTCAATGTTCCACCTGTTTGACACTGTTGAAACAGCTAATTAAATTCAACTCACTAATGCACAACTCAGGTGAACAGAGCTCGAAAATAATAAACCTTAATTGTTCTTTCCTATTTTAGTTTTAAGTTCTCTGTTCTAGTCATCATACTACTGAAGCAGTACCTATGCATAGAAGAACAAGGGTTTGAACAACATAGATTCCAACAGACGAGACCAGCCTATGAAAACAAATCTCCCTTTTGCAGCTTAAGTAGGTTGAACCCAGAACCACAAATGCACACATATCTTTGGCGGATATATGAGCATAGTCTGAATACTATATCCATGAGATTTTATTTTGTCCTTGTAAGCAAATTATATATGAAAGTTTCAGAGCTGCTATTTTTACTCCATGCTAAGTTTCAAGGCACCTAAAACAGCAAGGCATGCAAAGGATTATTTAATGTTCTCGATTTTTAATTGATGCACTGTTGCAACCTGTAAAATATTTTCATATCCTAATTGTATGATTAATATGCAATCAGTTCAAACATAGCCTAAACACAAACACAAACATGAGGAAGAAAAGATATGCCAGGACACGTGATTTCCTGAACCAACATGCTTGTAAATGAGAGACCATGTTCAATGAGCGCCATGTGTGCACATATGCACCTACATACATGCACAGACATCAGTAACAAGCTGAAATTTGATAGTTATGGTTTAAAGAAGCATGTAgtaacacttttcctcaagcaatGCTGACTCTTCCTAAAATGGTTTTATATAACTGAGAAGTGCAGTAAACAATTTGCTAAAACAAGCTCATCTAAAGGAAAACCTGCTTGCATCTTCTAATTAACCGAATAACCATGCTGGCCATTTTCTAACTAACACATTATATTTCCATGGAAAGCTCACTTGCCCCATGATTTTCATCATTATCAGTTACTTGAAATTATGACGTGATATCATCCATGCATAGTTAAACCAGAAAATAGCTAACATTTTCTTGCTGAATCCATcaagaataataataaaaaaacaaatcatCCAGTTGGTTTATTCTCCTTCTGTTCACAGTAATTTAGCGGACAGAATGCTTACCTTGCTGAACTCCACATTATTGCCAAGTTCTTCAACAAGGGCTTCATAATTGTTCTCTCCATCAAACAGATTGCCCGCACTTTCAAGCACAGCATGGAAGATATTTTCAGCAGAATCATGTTGTTCAATTCTTCCACGGGCTTGACAGAGATCAATCTGAGTAACCAATAAATATTGCAGtagttttttaagaaaaaggtGCTCAGAATAACAGTCATATTAAGCATGAAACACATCTAATTACAGTTCCTTTTTCATGAACGACTAACCAAAATATAAGCAATACAAATAGTCTAAATTCCAAAAGAAAGACTATTTGAAGCAAAAGCTAAAGAAAGAAACTGAAGATGTTTAATTTACAGACTCCATGACAAAAATTGCTGAGGAGATATTCTAGTCAAGTGATAAGATTTTTCAGGAATAATTCACTAGAATTTTCTCTTAGAATTCACCATTTCAAGAGCCTTCCATTTTTCATGAGCTCAAAGCAACAGATTAACCAAAAAAACAGCATGACTTCTTTATTGTTTGTTTGACTGAAGACATGATACCTAGTTCACATCAAAGAGGAATCTTGAAAACCGAAAAAGGGAATCTTCAAAACCAAGTGAACATTCCAAACTTCATCaaggggcaaaaaaaaaaaaaagaaaagcccgATTCCACATTTGCTAGCAATTAACATTATTCATATATATAGAATTAGAACTTCAAATGAAACTCTTTCCTGGAAAtaaaaatacagaaaatactgaAGAAAAACCAATAAGAACCTGAGAATTTCTGCTGTCCAACGTATCATCTCCAATAGTCCTACCATCATTACACTGAGGTTCAGATCGCACACCATTAGCAGGGTTAGAGAGTGTTGACCCCCTACCAAGAACTTGTGATACAGCAGGCAACATTTGTTGAATCATTCTTGAAAAGTCAATACCACCTTGGCCCCTCCCCAGCCCTGAAAGCATGCCTCCAAGATCTTGGTCTTGTCCATCTACCTGTTGTACAATGTCATTCATCGTATTTCTAATCACAGGGTTCTGAGTACACATCTCCAACATGTTTCTCAAATCACCAGGGGAACCAACCCCTGAACGTTCAGCTACACCTGTCAGGAGACTGCCAAAAGCAGGGCTCTGAAGGACATGAGACATCATGTCGCCAGCATCAACTTGCTGCCTAGCACCTTGCTCTCCCAAAGGCATGCTATTCATCACCTGACCAAGGACACTGGACAATGGACCAGAGGAGCCATTTGCATTTACTCCGATTGTATCAGAGCCCTGAGAAACAAGAGAACGCAAAACCTGTTGGCCCCTGGCAACAGATTGCTGATTCTGATCAGCTGAAGGTGTGTCACGGGATATTCCATCTTTCTTTGTAGGCTTTGCTGGCCTAGTTCGCCTCTGCAAACAGTTAAAAATGGTTACGTAAACAAGCAAACGTGAAGTCACAATTAGACCAATACAAGAAATCATACATACTCGAATACAACCAACAAGCATAAAATAGTAGTGTAAGGTCAACTATTTCGCCATTGCTGAAAAGCAAGTTAGAAGTTTCTATCACCTTAGGTTGCAAGCCTCCAAGCCCTAGACCCAAGGGAGCAGGCCTACCACTCTCACCATCCTGACTTGACCTTGAAGCATGGATAGTTGCAGAAGACTCTGAATTTTTCTCTGAAGATTTATCCACTGATTTACTTGATGGAGTATCGCTAGGTTGGCAGATTGTGAGGTCTCCTGCACTATTACTAGTTGATGGTTTCTGGATGGCGAAGCTTCCACTAGGTCCCGCAATGTCAGGAAGATCGTGGCCTTCTTGTTGGAGCTGGAAATGTAACATGGAGTTTTTATCAGTTTTTCATTTGAAGAGGGATAGCATAAGTATAGGCACCCATGGAACATTACCTGCTTCCCTTCACCTTTTGTCATGCCAATATCAGGAACTTGTGATTCAACAGAACCACTATTGTCACAATCTCCAGTATCATGAACACTATTAGCCGGGCAACTCTCGTTAGCATCACCTATGTTTGCTGACGAAGCAACTTGGAAATGAAACAAGGCATATAAGAATAACAAAAACCATTTAATTGATCAGCAACATAAAGAAAGACCCGCTTCAAGAGAAATTAGACAGATATCAACCTGATTCACCTAGTTGAGGTCCTTCCGTTGCAGATGTTGCGTTAATCTGTTGCATGCTCAAAGATGATGAGTTGTTTCCTTGAGCACTGCCAGAAAGTGCATTGGCTATCTGTGTACCTATCCGTGTAACAAGCCTAGCAATGGTATCTGTTTCTGAAGAAGTCTGTGAAAATGAACTAGCTGTAATAGGTTGTGCTCCACTACTAATTGGTTGAGAATCTCGAGTATCAGTAGATTGCAAACTTGGAGATGAGGAGCCCTGACCAGATGCAGTGGCAACACGTGCATTTACCTGTGCTACAGCAGCAGGAATACTAGCAGATTCTGGAGAAGGTCGGGGAATAACAATTGCCGCATTGGGTTGTGTTCCACCACTCATGGATGGATGTGAACCTTGAGAGGAGGCTGAAGGGATAGAGACTGATGCCTGAGACCTCATATGAACAGGATAAATAACACTGAGGACGTGGCCCGCAGTCTCAGCAGAAGAACGTGCTGGAATAGCAGCAACAACTGTTCTTGCTGGCAATCCTCGCACTGAAGCTGAATCACCTGAACCATTCACATTTTGGCTTGCTTGTTCCACACCTTGGCGTCCTCCATTAATGCCTTCGGAACTTGCCATGGTACCAGCAGATGATACACCAGGCGCAACAGAAGTCCCTGATTGACATATGAAGTCAGCCCTGAATATAGAAGGATAATGGTCAAAAATATACTCCTCTTACAATATACTTCTCTTACCAGCATGAATATGGATGTTGATGTTTCTGGAAGGATCTCCAACACCAAATGGACCTGAAACTCCACCAACTGAAGGGGGTGGGGAAACCCCTAGAAACGAGCTCATTTGTTGAGGAAAAGGCTgcagggaaaaaaataaaaccttATAAATAAAAAGTTCAATCAAAGACTTGTAAGCAAGACGTGAAACAGAAAGAAATGTTATATCATTACCTGAACCATTATAGGATTTGGTCCAGTTGAAGATATATATACTGCTGGTCCAGCATTAACAAAAGACTCGGCCTGCACTCCTCAATAATTTCTaaacaatattaaaaaaagtaTTTCACAGAATAAAAAttacaaaacaaaagaaaaagtaatCAACATACCGGGGATTGGCCCATACGAAGCATCATCATGGTACGACCAAGCTCCAAAAGCATAGAACCTAAATGCTGCATTGATGTTCCTACATGCATTGCTTCAGTCTGAATCTGACTCCGCACTAATGGATCAGTAGAAGTCCTCCCTCTTTCCAGATTTGCCGCAAATTGCTGCATAGTTACAACGATTAAGAATGATCTACATCAGACTAAAATTGCTACATAGTTACAACGATTAAGATTGATCTTCATTAGACAGCATGcttctaaaaaaaaagagtaaagaaAAACCCAAGGAAATCATAACGCAAAATCATTATAACCCTAAAGACATATTGAGTAATTTGAGTATAACTTAATGGAACTGCCAAATGTATAACAAAAATACCATCAAGAGTTTAAGTCAAAAACAAAAGCATGATACAACATCTACATTAGACCAAGACTGCAACATTGTTACATCAAGTATGGCAATGTCATGTCAGCTTGTGTTTCCATCAGCGATTCAAGTGAAGTTTCTAGCACAAACATCATACAGTGTTGTAGCATAGACACAAATGCCAGAAGCAGACACGGACACATATCCAAGCATCTGACTCGGCAAAGCAGAAAATAAAGATACAGAAACAtgtcaaaaaaaatgataatcttAATCAGAATTACCTTATTAGCTGTGTAATGTTGTCGaataataaaacattaaaagGTAACATTCAAAAAGGAGTTCCTACTGCTAAATTATTAGAATTCATTAGCTCGTACATTCATAATAGTCACTCACAATTTCAAAGTGTTCGCAAGCATAGTGAAAAAGGCAAATATTAGTAAGTTGGTAATGTTTCATAGActgaaaagaaatatatatcaCTGGAATTGATTTCAAGAGTTTCAATTTGCCATCTTTAAATATAAGGCATTAACATCAAGAGTAATCACAAAAATTACCTGTCATGTTACCTCTTCTTAATGCTTCCTATAATAGTCACTATGACCACtatcatgcatgcatgcatgcacacaaaCGCACATAAGACAGCCACAACAACTTGTGCAGTAATTGAAAGGTTTATATGGAGACTATGTTAAAAGTTCATCAGGAACTGCTCTTTTATGAAAAAGAAACTCTAGCACAAAGATCGAAACCTACATTCGAAACAAGTAGAAGAATACAAATCTGCTACTATATTATATTGTTGCACTGCAAACTATACAAAATTTTGACTTGGAACCAATTCGCTGTTCCAACAATCCGAACAAGAACAAACTTTATCATTCGCTCCAGCTTAAACAGCATTTTTTAGGAATACATTTCTAATAGGGTGATATGGCAATCAAGCATGGATGGCAGAAGCTGGATCTGAAATAAATAAGACAGAAACTATTCCTATAAGGATACGCACAAAAAAATCATGAATCCACCGCCAATTAGTCAAACGAGATCCTGGTTACAATATTCAGTTAGCAGGCATCATCAGCTGCATTTTGACTTTGCAAGCAGaggtaaatataaaatttttcagTCATGCATGTTAAGGAATGCCTACAACTACCAGTCCAAATATATAAAACTCCAAAGTCTGATTTAGTCGATGCTTATAATTTTTAGACAAAAAATATAGTCATATATTGCAATCATTTTTGCAAGAATGCATCACAAGAGCAAAGATTGGGACATACAGAAAGTGCACTTGATGCACTGCCTCTAAGAAGTTGCTGTGCTTGCTCCACAACCGAACACAACATCTCAGGAGTTGGCAATCCTCGTAAGTTCAAAGATGGATCATCAGATCTCGGCAGATCACGAGCATTGGTAGGTGCGGATGACTGAGAACCTTAatattccataaaaagaaaccaaacTCATTAGCCATAATATGAATTATTTCCTTAGTTCAAAATAAATGGCGCAATGTAGTTACCACTGTTTTGCAATACTAGTTCCATGCGGCTTATGAAATCCGAGAGGGTTGTCAACGAATCAGGAATAACCTGAGTTACAAACCAAAAATCCAAAAAACAGCTATCAGAGGCAATTCACATCAAAAATCCAAAGAAGAAATAGAAGATGATAATGATGGCAATGATGATTAATACCCTTTGTCGTAAGAATGCCCCTGCTGGTGAAAATTGAGGTATTTGAAATGGATGATTGAGAACTGTAAATCCTGGTTGTACTGGGTTGCCAGGCTGGCTTCTGCTGCTAGTATTTTGCGTTCCTTCTGTATCAGGACCTGGAGGGACCTGATTGGACAGCACAAAATATACCATAAGTACTGATCATTATACAAACTTAAAATGTAAATATAGcagaaataatgaaaaaatCCTTGTTACAGCAGCAGATGAGTTGTTGCCAGCTCCTCCAGCAGCAGGAGACAGGATCCCCCCTCCCAAAGAATGCAGAACTGCCCCAATAAGCTGCAAACAATGcaaaaagtaaataaaaatCAGAACAAATCCTGCAGGGAATTACACTAACCAGTTAAACTTTGATCAGACAACTAGACCAAATTCAAATCAAAGTATCTACCCGGCTAATATCAGTAATCATCCCTTCCCCTTGGTCAGAAATATTGACACTCCCAAGAACAACACTGTGCGAAACTTGTCCAGCCCTGTTACGAGGTGCATTGCCAGTAGGATCACTTCCTGCATAACAGGTTGAAAAAatgaatgcataaataaataaatattgcaataattacttgtCATGCAAAAACAATTTTCAATGTTGTGATTTAAAAGAAATAAGAGGCTAGGTTCCCAGTTGATCCACAGTATTCTATGAAATGCAGAGCAGACATTCAGTGTAATGAGGattatttttagaaaagaagaattaCAGATTAAACAAATCGAGTTGACCCTGACACCATCCCTCTTCACCTAACCATGCTTTCTGTTGTCCACACCTTAATAAGAACAGGTGCAGGAGCAGATTCAGGTGTAGGAACAAGGAAGCATGGTCTGACATAATTTACATAGAAATGCCTAGGAATGTCTGGATATGAGTGTTATTTGAACAGTAGAAGGCAACAAAAGTTTACTTTATCTGGCGGTTTCATCATATAAAAGACATGATACATACATGATAAATTGAGAAAGTAAATACTGCTATTATTTTCAAGGTTGGAAAAGAATGTAAGAATACAGAAATGGCACTAAGATAAACTTGGACTGCCTTTTCTTGCATTCAGACTGTTTCAATTGTTTCTCAATGGAATTAGACATGCTATGAACACACAAAACATGTTTTTGACCAGCCTAGGTTAATCAATCAAATGCCAAGTAAGAATCCATGTTTAAAAGCTTCCAAAATCCTAGagcagaaaaataagaaactaaaaccaaaagaaatggaTTGTAGGTGTGTTCTAGTGTTCAACTATGTAAGTTTGCAGTCCCGCAATGATTCAGGATGGGTTTGGATTTAGTTAGgtttaaactttatttagacACATTAGATCTCTGGGTTGGGCATGGATCATGTACAGATTGGGTTGGGTATCAAACAGGTACAACATGGAAAGAAGTTTGAGGGAACGAGCAGCGGGCATAACAGTGATAGAGCCCTTAGGTGGAAAGCACCGAAGGGGACTGAAAAGGAGGACTGGTCACGGGACAAACTTAAGATTTTTTTATACACTTTAAAAGAGAAGCTAaagataaaattatataattaatgTTATGTATGATTCATATACTGGGTGTCCAGGCCAGGTCAGGTTTGTTTTGACAAGACCTGGACCTGGACCTGATAATCTTTTTTGGACCAATACCAAAACAAAAAGGTTATCGTTCCAAATTGATTGAGACCAACAAGTTTGAAAGACAGCATAAGCTCCTGAAGACAAAATTTGCTTCTAAGCCTAATAAAGTTCAAAGTGGGTCGTTAGCCCCTGAAACAGGTAGTCCAAATTAAAAAAGGACCTCCATGTCCCTAAACTGGGTTAAGATGAAAAAGGGGAACACGGGATGCTAGCAGAAAGCTAGACTTCTATCTTAAATTCAGAAGTTCCAAGTTATCCAATATCTGCTTGGCAAGTATGTCAtcataatgataataataaattgTTCATAAAGAGCTGTGGcagcaaaataaaaaatcaaaccTTGGTTTCCGCTATTGCGAGCACTATCCTCAGACGCTGCCCCAGAAGCAGGTTGTGCCTGGACTGGCTGCCTGACAACCAAATGCAGTGTATGTCCATCTTCCAGATCTATATATATTGTCAAGCGTACAAAATATGCATGCATAACAGACAGAATCAAAGTGGAAAAACAATGCCAAGCAAAGTAATCATGTACactgaaaatagaaaaaaaaatctctatctACAGCCTTGCAATCCAATCGTCCAACTGTTGTTAGTGCAGTTTGAGCATGTTGCATAGCAAAAAATTGACTAAAAATGGATTTGGTCCAAGGCAAGATTTGACAATCTAAAAAATTACACTGTAACAAACTAAAATTTAGCATTATATTCCACAAGGGTTTTTTTGAGGCAAAAAAGCATTTCCTGGAATATCTAATATCCAGCTATTTCAACTTTATAAAGACTTCGGCTAAAGAACATTTCCTTTCAACAATAGATAATCTTACTTTAGTTTAGAtaactttttaaatattttaataggaAATAGCCGATTCATTAACCTACGATAGACAGCTAACCAAAGTCATTCTAATACATTATACATATTGCATTGTAACCAttatgtgagagagagagagagagagagagagagagagatttaatAAGTTTTCTGGGCAGTCAACCAACAATCGACATAAAGCCAAAATCAAACTAAAGtatatttaaaaaacaaaaaagatagaaaatggATACGGTATTCAGAGAGGAGATGATTATCCTTCAAAACTTTTCCCCTAAATATCAGCCGCTGCTGCTCCACAGGAATGCCAATCGCATTtgctaccttctcctttaaCATCGGCACTGACATctgtaaaatattaaaatactatgtcaaaactaagaaaatccaACTCAAAATAGAACTTATATATACATACTATATTACAAAGAGCATCATTGAGCCTACatcaacaacccaggacctcacccaaaatggataGCTGgatggtat from the Phoenix dactylifera cultivar Barhee BC4 chromosome 14, palm_55x_up_171113_PBpolish2nd_filt_p, whole genome shotgun sequence genome contains:
- the LOC103705892 gene encoding ubiquitin-like domain-containing protein CIP73 isoform X2, which translates into the protein MADETLNEGTSSSQPTGESSESTIEINIKTLDSQIYTFRVNKDMSVPMLKEKVANAIGIPVEQQRLIFRGKVLKDNHLLSEYHLEDGHTLHLVVRQPVQAQPASGAASEDSARNSGNQGSDPTGNAPRNRAGQVSHSVVLGSVNISDQGEGMITDISRLIGAVLHSLGGGILSPAAGGAGNNSSAAVPPGPDTEGTQNTSSRSQPGNPVQPGFTVLNHPFQIPQFSPAGAFLRQRVIPDSLTTLSDFISRMELVLQNSGSQSSAPTNARDLPRSDDPSLNLRGLPTPEMLCSVVEQAQQLLRGSASSALSQFAANLERGRTSTDPLVRSQIQTEAMHVGTSMQHLGSMLLELGRTMMMLRMGQSPAESFVNAGPAVYISSTGPNPIMVQPFPQQMSSFLGVSPPPSVGGVSGPFGVGDPSRNINIHIHAGTSVAPGVSSAGTMASSEGINGGRQGVEQASQNVNGSGDSASVRGLPARTVVAAIPARSSAETAGHVLSVIYPVHMRSQASVSIPSASSQGSHPSMSGGTQPNAAIVIPRPSPESASIPAAVAQVNARVATASGQGSSSPSLQSTDTRDSQPISSGAQPITASSFSQTSSETDTIARLVTRIGTQIANALSGSAQGNNSSSLSMQQINATSATEGPQLVASSANIGDANESCPANSVHDTGDCDNSGSVESQVPDIGMTKGEGKQLQQEGHDLPDIAGPSGSFAIQKPSTSNSAGDLTICQPSDTPSSKSVDKSSEKNSESSATIHASRSSQDGESGRPAPLGLGLGGLQPKRRTRPAKPTKKDGISRDTPSADQNQQSVARGQQVLRSLVSQGSDTIGVNANGSSGPLSSVLGQVMNSMPLGEQGARQQVDAGDMMSHVLQSPAFGSLLTGVAERSGVGSPGDLRNMLEMCTQNPVIRNTMNDIVQQVDGQDQDLGGMLSGLGRGQGGIDFSRMIQQMLPAVSQVLGRGSTLSNPANGVRSEPQCNDGRTIGDDTLDSRNSQIDLCQARGRIEQHDSAENIFHAVLESAGNLFDGENNYEALVEELGNNVEFSKEYMEMLRRNIRQRLETESRPES